From Elephas maximus indicus isolate mEleMax1 chromosome 1, mEleMax1 primary haplotype, whole genome shotgun sequence, a single genomic window includes:
- the LOC126084126 gene encoding uncharacterized protein LOC126084126, which produces MVLEDDEAVVVTEERTEPHDDACDDSEENEGEWGKDVYYFENIMNSLQQYANVYPVLIHEDTEVDYFLSVFTKEILEIIKDQTNLYVTQEYTTQYRGQETRMPSKNWQPTTVKEIKTFIGVHILMGIHFLPELRHYWSSDPFLGVTPVAELTTKAKVKDLTENIHSNDNSKAMNQTEPGYDRLHKLPPIFHALNSHLREAYVPSSVMVVENMVPFKGRSSIK; this is translated from the coding sequence ATGGTATTAGAGGATGACGAAGCAGTTGTTGTTACAGAAGAGAGGACTGAACCACATGATGATGCCTGTGATGACAGTGAAGAAAATGAAGGTGAATGGGGCAAAGATGTCTACTACTTCGAAAATATAATGAACTCGCTTCAACAATATGCCAATGTTTACCCCGTCTTGATCCATGAAGATACAGAAGTAGATTATTTCTTATCTGTATTTACCAAAGAGATTTTGGAAATTATAAAGGACCAAACCAATCTTTATGTGACCCAGGAGTACACAACACAATACAGAGGGCAGGAAACTAGAATGCCATCTAAAAACTGGCAGCCTACAACTGTAAaggaaataaagacattcatTGGTGTGCATATACTGATGGGTATACACTTCTTGCCAGAGCTCAGACATTACTGGTCCAGTGACCCCTTCTTAGGTGTTACTCCTGTTGCAGAACTTACGACTAAAGCAAAAGTCAAGGATCTGAccgagaacatacacagcaatgACAATTCCAAAGCCATGAACCAAACGGAACCTGGCTATGACCGGCTTCACAAACTGCCTCCAATTTTCCATGCCCTCAATAGCCACCTAAGAGAAGCATATGTGCCATCAAGTGTCATGGTAGTTGAAAACATGGTGCCATTCAAGGGCCGTTcatcaataaaataa